DNA sequence from the Methylacidiphilum kamchatkense Kam1 genome:
AAATAGTCGAAAAATATTTAGACTCTTATAGAAAGAGGGTTCAATCTGGCCCAATATTACCTTCAACGGAGAAAAGTTTCGTTGCTTTACTTGATTTCTTCTTAATTGAAAAAGCTGTTTATGAGGTAGGTTATGAGTTAGGGAGTCGACCGGCATGGGTGCCAATTCCTTTACTTGCTCTTTTGGAGCTTATTGAATGAGTTGCTTTTTCTTCCTGTATCCTGATCGAGTATCCCTCTTCCTCTGGCTCAAGCAAAGAGGATAAAAAAATAGAAATCAGACTTCGACCACAGTCTTTCCTATAGGAGCATTGGTAAAAATGGAGTGAAGGGCCTTTGGAGCATTTTCTAGCCCATGAAAGACATTTTCTTTATGCTTTAGTTTCTTTTCCTTGACCCAAGCTTCCAATTTTCTAATGGCTTCAGGCCATCTATCTGTCCGATCTCCCACAATGAATCCTTTGAGAGTGGCCCGTGCAGAATGTAACCGTTCAAAATTTTTTATAGCATATGGAGTTTTTACATTATACTGGGAAATCATCCCACAGATGACTACTCGACTATTTTTTCTGAGAAAAAGAAGAGCAGTATCCAACGTTTCTCCCCCAACATTATCATAATAGAGGTCGATACCTTCAGGAACGCATTGCTTAAGTTTTTCCTCCAAATTTTCTCTTTTTCCATTAATCGCATAATCAAAATTCAATTCCTCAAGGAGGAACCGACACTTTTCTTCTGAATCAGTTATTCCAACAACTTTACAGCTATGCATCTTTGCGAATTGTCCTGCAGTCATCCCAACCGTTCCAGCGGCGGCAGATATCAACACCGTGTGTCCCGCTTGCGGCTGTCCATAATCAAACATGCCAAGGTAAGCCGTTATTCCAGGCATCCCTAGCACTCCTAAAAAAGCTGGCAAAGAGGCAATCGATGGATCGATTGGCCTCAGATCCCTTTCATTCGATAGACCATATTCCTGCCATCCTAGATATCCCAAGACGTATTGACCAGGATGAAAAACTGGACTCTTGGATTCCACCACTTCTCCTACAGACCAACTTTCCATGCGGTTTCCTGGTTTTACTCCTTTGCTAAATGTGGTTGGTTCTTCGGTGAGAAGCCTCAAATAAGGGTCAATCGAAACATAACGATTTTTAACCAAGACCTCGCCGTCTTTGGGAGAGGGGATGTCGGTAGAGACAATTGAAAAATGGGACTCATCGATGAGGCCTTCGGGTTTTTTTACAAGGACTACCTGTTTGTTTTTCATAATGTAAACCTACTGCATGCGAGGAGAAGGACAAGAAGCAGAAATTTCAACTTTTTACCAAAACATGTAAGCAACTTCAATGGCGGCAAAGAAAGCGGGGCCATTGGAAACAGGTACACCAGGAAGCCCCAAAGGTTCCAGGATCACTCCAGCAACGTCTTTTCCCCAGTCCATTCTTCCTTCTGCTCGTATCATTAAGTTCTCCCATAGATCAAATCGGAAGGTAAGGGTCGAACTCCAGATATCTGTTCTGCCAATATGCTGGTAGAGTATTTCATTATTGCTTCCTTGTATCCAATCCTGTCTAAAGGCAATGCTTAAAAATGCTGTTAATTGGTATTTCATCCAAAAGCTTGCTCCGAACCAATCCGAAGAAGCAGGTTGAATGAAGGGATCATTAGGCAGACTTACCCCCCCATTATAGAAGCCTCCAGTATATTCCATTGCCAGAAGGAGTCTATCTTTGGTTATCTGAGGGATCCATGCCCCATAAATGTCACCGAGGAAAAAAGGTGCTGAGCGATTAAATGGGCTTTCTCTGAATACGCCAGTTCCAGGAAAATCTGGATAGAAACCAAAGCCGGGAGGATTTGCTCCATCCGGACCAAATAGCAAAGAGGAAGTCACTAAGGCATTCTTTTTTGGAGTTTCATATTTTAAAGAAGCAATAAAGAGCGAAGAAAAAGGTTCATTGTTCACAAAACCGAAAAAAGGATAGCCGCCTCTAGATGTGTTGAATCCCCCATCGGTTATCCCTAAGGTTAGTTCAAAAGCACTAGACAAAGGATAGATAGCCTCGATCCCAACTAAAATTTCGGGGATCAAATTTGAAAATATTAATCCATAAGAAAAGTTGAGGTTTGCGGGTCTTTCCATCAGCTCAAAAGCAAAAGGCGACATAAATTTCCCCATTTTTATATCTAACCCATTGCCTACTGGAACTCTGAACTGGGCAAAGGCCTGAGCTAAAAGAAAAGAACCTGTATTAAAGACAAGACCAGAATTATTCGCAGTGCCTAAACCAGTAATATTGTCTGGCATTCCCATAGATGCAGCATCCTGTCCAATCATAAGATCCGTCCTGAAACCTGCCTGCCACTCATTCAATTCAGACATTGGTTTTTCGGCTACCAGATAAACCTGATTCAAATTCCATCCGCCGCCCGCAATACTATCGCTTTCCATGCGTGTGGGAATTTGAGCCGTCATGGCTCTGTTGGCTCCGGAATGAGCCGAAATAAAATTATACGTATAGCTTGTGTCTAAGTAGCCAGTAAGGGAAAGGACTGGAGGCTTGGTTTCTACAGCAATGCCTCCTTCTTCAAGAGCCTTTTGTAATTCAGCCACACTTCCTGGCTGTAGATCCTCAGAAAAGGCGAAGGGATTTGATCCAACAAAAAAAGAAATCAAAAGGATAATTGTTCTATAAGTCCTAAAGAAAGAAAAGGCACACAAGAAACTTTGTTGGATATTTGTGCAAGGTATAACCAAAGGCAATTTTTTTCCATTAAAAAAATCTATAAGAGCAAAATTTAAATATTGTCTTCAGCTTATGGATTATAAGCAAAAGACATGCCTTGAATAGGATATTTTTTTTCTCTCATTTGTATCATCTGTAGAAAAATAAATGATGAAGTTTCTTATCTTTTATCAGTAACTTTTCAGTAGCCCTCCCAGCTTCTCCAAGGAGGCTTGAAAAGCATGAGGCTATTCCCATCTTCTTCTGATAAACGTTTTTATAGAGAGCTTTAGCTTAGGAGAACGTAGGGTAAAGTCGTAAAAACTATTCAAAAAAAACAATATATATAGGATGGAAAATTTTTTTTATCAGACTATTATTTTATGGATTTGTAATGGACTTTCTTCCTAATACGGCCATTATATAACTCTTATTTAGAGCGATGGTAAAGCAATATTGGGAGAAATGGTAGTGGGTATCGGATATGAAGAAAAAAATAAATAGATGAAAATATGCGATATAACGCAGTTTTATTCCCCTCGCAGTGGAGGAGTAAAACGATATCTTTCTGAAAAACAGGATCATATTCGACGCCTTGGGAAAGACGAGCATTTTTTAATTGTTCCTGGTGAAAATGACTCCCATTATTCAGAGCATTTGGTCCACATCATTACCATTAAATCTCCTAGGCTCGATAAGAACTCCAGATACAGAGCGATGCTCAATTTGCAGGCCATATCGTTTCTTCTTGAACAGATAAAACCTGATATTATCGAAGTCGGTGATCCCTACCAATTAGCATGGTTTGTCTTAAGAAAAGCAAAAAAGCTTAAAATTCCTGTAATTGGCTTTTATCATAGCCATTTCCCAGAAGCCTATCTTAGAACTTTTTCTCGCTATGGGGGCAGACTGTTGGAGCAAATGTTTAGAAGTTTTTCAAAAAGCTACATCCTCGAACTTTTTTCAAAATTTAAATTGACCATTGTCCCTTCTTATAAACTATGTGGGCTTCTTAGAAGTTGGGGATTAGCTAATTCTGTTCCTCTGCCCTTAGGAGTGGATACGGATATTTTCTGTCCTGGTCCGAAGGATGAAAGCTGGAGAGCGCACTTGGGCATTCCTTCTGATGCTTTCCTGCTCCTTTATGTTGGGAGACTTTCCAAAGAAAAAAATCTTGTTTTACTTCTTGAAACTTTTCGTTGTCTTCTTGAAGAGAAAGCTGGGAGCGATTACTGGCTATTAATCATTGGAGATGGCCCTCTTAGAAGCCTTGTATTAGAGGTTCAGCGGAGAAACCAAAGAATAACCTGGATTCCTTATATTGATTCAAAATATGATCTTTGTCGTAGTTATCGCTGTGCAGATCTATTCGTTCATCCAGGCATCGTCGAAACATTTGGTCTGGTTACCATCGAAAGTCAATCCTGTGGGTGTCCTGTTATCGGGATTCAAGGGACGAATATGGAGGAGCAGATTGAAGGAGGGCTAGAATTCTGGCCGAAAAAAAATTGTCCAAAAGCTTTTGCTGCTGCAATAAAAGCCTTTCAGGCAATAGACTTAAGAAAGCTGGGGTTGGAATTATCCAGGAAAACTAGAGAAAAGTATGGATGGTCTCAGGTCTTTGACAAGTTGTGGGGGTATTATCAGCAAGCGATTGATGGAGAAATTCCTGAGCCCGAAAAGCCAAGTATTATAGAATGTTTGCAAAGCCAAGTCGTCGATGAATCTCACCGCTAAAAAAGTAGCTACCGACAATATCGAGCCATCTGATCCAACAAACAAAGTGATCATTCGCAAATATTGTCGCAAAGATAGGGAAGCACTTAGAACTATCTGTGCGGATACTGGCTTCCTAGGAAAGCCTATTGACCCAGTATTTGAGGATAGAGAATTGTTTGCCGATTTTCTTACCCGTTACTATACAGACATTGAACCGGAATCGGCCTTTGTGTGTGAAATGAATGGAAAAGTTGTTGGTTATCTTATTGGCTGTTGCAAACCTAGATGGAAGTTCTGGTATCATCTGTTGTATGATCCTTTACTGTTCTTTAAGGCTTGCTACCGTTATTTCTTTAAGCCCTATAATGCTGCAACCAAAAAATATATCCAGTGGGTGCTCACTAGAGGATGGAGAGAGACCCCGCCGGCTCCAAAAGATTGCCCTCATTTTCATATTAACCTGTTAGAGTCAGTCAAAAGCCCCACCACGACACGAAGACTGATAGATAGTTTTTTGGCTTATTTAGTTTCTAAAGGGCATCGAAAAGTCTATGGCCAGATTGTTGTCTTTGGAGATAGACGAAAGCCAGCTCTTTTCCGTCGGTTCGGATTTGAAGTGATCAATTGCATGGAAGTCACAAAATATAAAGAGCACTATCCTTCGAAAATTTTTCTTTTTACGGTCGTAAAAGATTTAGAGAAAAGGCCTTTGCTCTATTCGAAGTAAAAAAAGAAAATCCTCTATTATTGATTTAGGGATATGGCTGAAAATCTGCTTTTCGTCACTCTTCATGATGTGCATCCCATGAACAGAAAAAAAATTGAGAAACAAAGAGAGACTCTTGCTGCATGGGGAGTCGAAAAGGTGGGGTTACTCATCATTCCCTTTTATCATCATAAAAAATCGATTGTCGAAGATCCCAGTTTTTGTTCATGGATAAGTTCCTGTGCTAGCTTAGGAGACGAAACAATCGTCCATGGTTTTTATCACGACAGGATGGATAGAACAGATAAACTCTCTGAGTTATTCTGGACACGAATTTATACTCAGCAAGAAGCTGAGTTTTTAGGTATTGAAAAAAAAGTGGCTTTCAGGCGGCTAGTGGAAGCGAAAAAAATGTTTATGAGCCTTAGATGGTCTACTAGGGGATTCATTGCCCCAGGGTGGCTTTTTGATGCTTCCTTGCTAGAGTGGCTTCCGGAAGTAGGGTATGCGTATACGGTAGCGATTGATCGCATTATTTTATTTGAAAATCCTTCAACTTCTTCTATTTTTTCATTTTCTCATTGCTGGTCCAACAGATCGGCCTGGCGTCGGGCTGCTTCCATTGTGTGGAACAGCTGGCTAAAACGGGGAAACATTTTGAGTAAAAAACGCTATGTGCGTGTAGGGCTGCATCCAGAAGATAGTGATTATCCAGCAATCTGGAAGCAGGTTGAAAAAAGCATTAAGGATTTTCTTGAACTTGGAATGCATCCGGAGACCTATGGAAGCCTGGTCAAAAGTTGATCTGCATCTACATTCAAGTTATTCAGATAGGCCTTCAGAATGGATTTTAAGAAGGATAGGTTTTCCTCAAAGCTGTACGTCTCCCCAAGAACTTCATGGAAAGCTTCAAAAGGAAGGCATGCGTTGGAAAACTATTACCGATCATAACCGAATTGAGGGATGTCTTGAGCTGATGGAAAGGCATTTGGATGTATTTATGGGGGTAGAATTATCTACCTTTTTCCCTGACGGTTGTGAGATCCATCTATTGATTTGGCACTTTCCTACGAGTGATTTCAAGAGTATTAAAGAACTAGCCTCGAACGTCTACGAGCTTTCCAGCTATCTTCTTAAAAGGAATATTCCCCATGCGGTAGCGCATCCTTTAAAAAGTGTGAATGGCAAACTTACCGTGGAGCATTTCGAAAAAATGGTTCTTCTTTTTAAAGGATTTGAAGTCTGTAACGGATCATTAGAACCTCTTTCTCAGAAAGTCCTCACCCTTTGTTTAAACGCATTGACTCCTGAACGCATCGAACAACTCTCCAAGCGGCATTGTCTTATTCCCTTAGTTCCTAATGCCCATGAAAAGATTTTTATTGGGGGCTCCAATGACCATGGAGGGCTTTCGGTTGGGTCAGCTTGGACGGAAGTGCCAGGAGCTGAAAGTGTGGACACTTTCTTTAACTCCCTTTTTTCTGGAAAGGGAAGGGTCCGGGGGAGCCAGGGGATCCATTAAAGGTATCCACCGGCTTTTACAATACGTTCTTTAAATTCGCTCAGAGCCGTCTGAAGCAGACAGCTCCCTTAACTGCTGAGCTAATTGGAAAGATTGCCGAAAGATTCGTCAAAGGACAAAATCCAACCGCCTTTTCTTTTGCAGAAAAAGTTGGACACATTGCTGAGGCAATTCGCACTGGCCAGGCCTTTAATTACGTAAGGATAGCGGATGGGGCGTCATTAACCAAACAGTTCATTGATTTCTTGACGGATTCGAAAACCAAAGAAATGCTCGATGCTATTGTTCATTCTAAGGAAAGCCCCATTAGTCGTTCGTTTCGCATAGCTTCAAAAATAGTGAATGAGCTTTCTTATAGATTCTTCCTTCAATTCGTCACAAGACTAGAAAAAGGGGATTTTTTGGATGCTTTCCAGTCCTTAGCTGGCTTTTTCCCTTTGGGTTTAGCCGCACTTCCTTATTTCTGGGCTTTTAACGAACAGTCCACTGACAAAGCTTTCTTAAGAAAATTGGCAAAGGACTATTTGAATCATCTACCAACGGAGCTTTCGGAGGTCAAAGTGGGATGGTTTACTGATACGATCGATGATGTCAACGGGGTGGCTCGAACCATACAAGCTATGGCAAAAACAGCGTTCCAAGCGAAGGCTCAACTGAAGTTGGTTATTTCAAGAAGCAAACTCAAAGAACTGGATATTCCTGTACAAAATTTTGAGCCAATAGGAGAATTCGAAATTCCAGAATATAAGCTTCAAAAATTAAGTTTTCCCCCTATTCTTGAAATAATCGATTATATAAAAAAAGAGGATTTTTCGCATCTGCTCATCAGTACTCCAGGTCCCGTCGGCTTATGCGCCCTCTTTGCTGGAAAACTGCTTAAGATTCCAATGATAGGTATCTATCATACCGATTTCCCTCAGTATGCCCGTTTTCTTAGTGATGATTCATGGATGGAGACATTGACTTGGAAATACATGGAATGGTTCTACGGTCAGTTGAATAAAATTCTGGTTAACACTGAATTTTATAAAAACTGCTGGATTCAAAGGGGTGTTCCAGCCGAAAAACTTTCCCTGTTCCCTCGAGGCATTGATGTGGATAGGTTTAGTCCTTCCTTTTATGATCCATCGTTCTGGAAAAAATATAAGGCTAAAGAGCCGGTGATTCTTTATGTGGGAAGGATTTCAAAAGAAAAGGAACTTGCCTTTTTAGCCGACGTAGCCCATCATTTGTGGAATAAAGGAAAACAATTTACGCTAGCTTTTGTTGGCGAAGGTCCATTTAGAGAGGAGCTCCAGAAGTTGCTGCCAGACGCTGTGTTTACTGGGGTCTTGACAGGAATAGAGCTGAGTAAAGCTTATGCCTCTTCTTTTCTGTTTGTTTTCCCGAGTACCACGGATACCTTTGGAAATGTCGTTCTTGAGGCGATGGCTTCAGGTGTGCCCGCCATAGTTTCAGATATTGGGGGGCCTTCAGAGCTAGTCAGATCGCTGAATATTGGAAAAGTCTGTAAAGGAAAGGATCTTAAGGCGTGGACTGAAGCCATTGAATTTTACTTGGACAATCCACTCTCATGGAAGACGAAACTAGAGATGGCAGAGAAGATAAAACAAGAAAGAAATTGGAACACAGCTTTCCAAAATTTTTGGAAAATATTTAAAATCGAAGATTAATAGAAGCATACTATGAACGGTACAACGGCATTGAATCTTTCTCCCTACAAACCCTTAGGTTTTCTTGAACCGGGCCAAGACATACTCGAAGCGAACACTCTCCACCGACTATTCGATAGGCTTGAGAACGAACTTAAAAACGTAAAGAGCTTGGAAGAACTGAAGCGGTGGATTGGTTATTATGATGAACTGAGGGAAGCACTCGATGAGCAAAGGGCCATTCGGTATATCTCTATGACTTGTCAGACGGATGACGAAGAAAGAGAAAAAAAATATCTCTATATCATCACGGTAGTCGAGCCATTAAGAAAACCTCGCCAGATTGCGATTTTGAAGAAATTAGTTGAAAACCCCTTTTTTAAAGAACTGGACGAGTCTTACGCCGTTTTTAAAAGATCGGTGTTAAGCCAGCTTTCCATCTATAGGGAAGAGAACGTAGCCAGAGAAATCGAAGAGGAAAAGCTCTGCCAGCAATATCAGAAGATTTCTGCAAGCCTGACGGCTTTGTATGAAGGGAAAGAATATACGCTAGTTCAATTAAGCCGGTATCTTGAAGAACAGGATAGGGAAAAAAGAAAAAGGGTATGGGAAACCATAGCTCAGAAGAGGTTAGAGAAAAAAGAGCTTTTTGATGATATTTTTGATAAGTTATTATCTATCCGTTCACAGATTGCTGCATCGGCGGGCTTTGAGAACTTCAGAGATTATATTTTTCAAAAGTATCAACGCTTTGATTATACCCCAGAAGACTGTTTAAAATTAGGTAGAGCGATAGAAGAGGTGGTATTACCTCTGCAAAAAGAGATCGAAGAGTGGAGAAAAAAAGCCCTAAATTTGGACCAATTAAGACCTTGGGATTTGTCGGTCGATCCAGAAGGAGCTCCTCCTTTAAGGCCGTTTCATAATGGGAAGGAACTGTTTGAAAAGGTAGGAAATATTTTCAAGAGGATGGATAGGCGGCTCTGGAATTTTTACAAAACCTTGGGAGAAAAACACCTGATTGATTTAGAAAACAGAAAAGGGAAAGCCCCAGGTGGCTACCAAAGCACGCTGCCTTTGGCGCGGCTCCCCTTTATTTTTATGAATGCGGTGGGTACTCATAGGGATTTAGAAACCCTTCTCCATGAATCTGGACATGCGTTTCATTCCCTAGCCTGCAGGGATCAGTTTCTCTATGATTACCGGTCAGCTCCCTTAGAGTTTTGTGAAGTAGCTTCCATGTCCATGGAACTCTTTGCTGCATCTTATCTGGATGAATTCTATTCCAGTTCAGAGCTAAAAAGAGCGAATCGAAAACTTTTTGAAGGCATTATTCTTTTTTTCCCATGGATGGCCACCGTGGATGGGTTCCAACAGGAGCTTTATGTAAGTTTAGACAAGAGTAGGGAAAGGCGAGGAAGAATCTGGGAGCAGCTGATGGATAGGTTCGGTGGCACGGTGGATTGGAGAGGATATGAGGAAGTCCGTCGTTATTTGTGGCAGAGGCAACTACATATTTTCGAGGTGCCTTTCTATTATATCGAGTATGGAATTGCCCAAATAGGGGCTTTGGCGTTTTGGATGGCAGCCAAAAAGGATTTAAAAACCACTCTTGATCGCTACCTTTATGCGTTGTCTCTAGGAGGCTCAAGACCTCTGAAGGAACTTTTCCAAGCCGCTGGACTGCCTTTTGATTTTAGCGCTCAAACATTGAAACCTTTAGTTGAAGCAGCTAGAGAGGAATGGTTGCGGTTGAGGCCATGAATTGCCAATCCTTTCCGAACGACTCCTTCTTTGCTTGGTTTTGAGGCTTGGGTCTTTGCAATGAGTAGTACAGTGAGTAGCCCACTGCTACTCACTGCTTTCTGTGCCTTGGTAGCTTAGCTCATTTGCTCAAAAGAATTATTTTTCTTTTTCTTTAAACTCTCTGGTTGTGCTCCTGGATTTGTCCGTTAAATCAGTTTTCCTTTTACGAAGCTGCCTAGCTAGCCTATCGACTATAAGATCGACCGCTTGATACAGATCATGCCCCCGATCTTCTGCGACAATATCCTTACCAGGAATGTATAATCTAGCTTTTATACAAAAAGCTTGGTGGCTAATGTCGGCCTTAGAAGGTTCATGATGGATATTCAATTGGGCAGACAGAATCCGATCGTTGATTCGGGTCAATTTTTCAAATTTCGATTCGATATGATTGTGGAGTGCATCGGTCAACTTTAAGGTTGGTGATGAAATCATAATTTGCATTCTGATAATTTATCTTTTTTTTTGACATATTGTCCAGATCAAATCCTATTTGCTTTCTCTCCAATTTATGAGAAGATTATTTTTCTACTATGCATACGGCTGCAACAAATCAATTGGTGCTTTATGACACGACCTTAAGAGATGGAGCACAAGGAGAAGATATTCACTTTTCTCTTTCTGATAAGCTTCGAATTGCCAAAAGGTTGGATGAGTTTGGCATAGCCTACATAGAAGGAGGATGGCCAGGCAGTAATCCTAAGGATTTTTCTTTTTTTAGTCAGGTAAAAAGTTTGAACTTAAAACAAGCAAAGATTGCTGCTTTTGGTAGTACCAGAAAGGCCAAGCTTTCTGTAGAAGAAGACCAACAGATTAGGCTTTTGTTGGAAGCACAAAGCCCTGTGGTGACGATCGTTGGGAAAAGTTGGCTTCTGCATGTTTTTGAAGTTTTGAAAACTTCTGAGGAAGAAAATCTTGCTATGATCCGAGACTCTGTCCAATTTTTAAAATCCCACGGGCGAGAGGTTATCTTTGATGCCGAACATTTTTTTGACGGTTACAAATCGAATAAGGATTATGCCCTGCAATGCATTAAAGAAGCCGAGGAGGCAGGGGCGGATTTCATTGTGCTTTGTGATACCAATGGGGGAAGCTTGCCATGGGAAATTGGACAAATTACCTCTGAGGTCTGTTCAAGTTGTAAGGTACCTATTGGGATCCATACGCATAACGACGGAGAACTGGCTGTTGCGAACGCCCTTTGGGCAATAAAAGCTGGAGCGCGTCAAGTCCAAGGGACAATCAATGGTTATGGAGAAAGAACTGGTAACTGTAATCTGATTTCTGTGATAGCGAATCTTGAACTGAAAATGGGCCAAAAAGTTCTTCCAGATGGAAAACTCAAAGAACTCAGAGAACTGTCTTTATTTGTAGATGAAATTGCTAATGTGCGACCCAATCCAAAGGCTCCTTTTGTTGGGAGATCTGCTTTTGCCCATAAAGGTGGTACACATGTCAATGCCTTGCAGAAACTACTAAGGAGCTATGAACATATTGATCCGGCTCTTGTTGGAAATCATCGGAGGATTCTGGTTGGGGAACTTTCTGGTAAATCCAATATTGTCCTCAAGGCAAAGGAGCTTGGAATTGCTTTAGAAGAGAATAATCCTAATATCCAACGGGTGCTTAATAAAATTAAGGAGTTGGAAGCCAAAGGATATGAATTTGAATCAGCTGAAGCCTCTTTTGCCTTGCTTCTGCGGAAAATCCTTGCTCCTTATCCATCCTTTTTCCATTTAATGGAATATCATGTGTCGATCCGACAACTGCCTTCAAAGAATTACAAAGTCTGCGAGGCGACCATAAAAATATCAATCCATGGAGAAAGGGTCTACACCGTTGCTGAAGGAGATGGGCCTGTGCATGCCCTCGATAGAGCCTTGCGTGAGGCATTGGTAAAATTTTATCCTGAAATTGGTCAGCTGCGTCTGGAAGACTATAAAGTACGGATTATTGATTCAACAGAAGGAACGGCTTCTTCGATTCGCGTTTGGGTAGAATCCACTGATGGCAAAGAGATTTGGTCAACCGTAGGCGTTTCTCATGATATTGTTGAGGCTTCCTGGCTGGCTCTCTTCGATAGTATAGAATACTGGTTATTGAAAAAAACTGAAAATGGATAATACCCTTTTTGCGTGCTTCAAAAGAAAGCAAGGCACGATTGCAGCAGGTTGTGATAGAGCCTATAGGATCTGATGCTTAAATGGCGAAGGGTAAAATCTATACAGTGGGGGATGAGCTAAGCTGCAACTCCACAACGGGGTGGGTTTAAAAAGAGTTATATCACTTTTTCTCTTCTTTTTTCTCTTCTTTCTTTTCTTTTTTATGTTTCTTTGTTTTCTTCTCAGGTTTCGATTCGTCCTGAACTTGTTCGGCTTTGGGCTTTGCAATTCCGCAAATAGGTCCAAAGGCAAGACTCAAAGACATGACAACAAACAATATTTTAGTGATATTTTTCATTTCAATAACCTCCTTGTTAACATTTCAATCATTTTCCACCGTTTAGATTCCCTACCCTTCGCTAAATTTAAGCATATATATATTTGCAAACGCTTTATAGATTGCTAATTTGCAGTGATCTTAGTAATAAATACAATGGAAGTCAAAGTGTTTTCAATAAAATGTTATTCCTCTTTTAGTTCGCTTTTTATATAAAAACGAATGATTGCTTATTATATTCATCATTTAAGCCCTTTTCTTGTTCAATTCTCTGGGGGGATCGGCATCCGATATTATGGACTAGCTTATGCCCTTGGTTTTTTATTTCTGTGGATAGGGTTAAGATGGCAGAGGAAAAGGGGGTGGCTAGAGCTTTCTAGCCGTCAAGTGGATGATTTGGTCTTTTGGATTGCCCTTGGAGGCGTATTAATCGGTGGCCGGCTTGGGTACTGCCTGCTTTACGATTTTGCTCACAGCATCCGTGAGCCCTGGTCGATTTTTGAAATATGGAAAGGGGGGATGTCAAGTCATGGTGGCATTGTAGGGGTGCTGATCGTCTTTAGCATAGCTTCCTATAAATGGAAAATTCCTTTTTTCCAAATAGCCGATGCCGCCACATGGTGTGCGCCGATAGGTATCTTTTTAGGAAGACTGGCTAATTTTATAAATGGAGAACTATGGGGAAGGCCGACTGACGTACCATGGGCAGTGATATTTCCAGAGGCACCTTTAGTCGATGGACAGGCGGTTCCTCGACATCCTTCACAGCTCTATGAAGCCTTCCTGGAAGGGATTGTGCTCTTTGGACTGTTAACTTATATCCGCTTTCAAATAAAAACAACGGGCTCGGTTTCGATCGGTTTTCTTTTCTTTTATAGTTTGCTACGGATCATTGGCGAATGTTTCAGAGAACCCGATGCGCACATTGGCTACTATTTTGGTTTTCTCACACAGGGGCAACTTCTCTCTTTGCTGACGCTACTGCTTTCTTTTATTCTTTTCTATATGAGAAAAAAGTGGTTAGTAGAGACACAGAAAGAATCGATCGTCAGCAAACATTAAGTATGTTAATTAATGATGCTAACGAATGCTGTTGGCAAATGATAGTCCTGAAACCAG
Encoded proteins:
- a CDS encoding NADP-dependent oxidoreductase, with amino-acid sequence MKNKQVVLVKKPEGLIDESHFSIVSTDIPSPKDGEVLVKNRYVSIDPYLRLLTEEPTTFSKGVKPGNRMESWSVGEVVESKSPVFHPGQYVLGYLGWQEYGLSNERDLRPIDPSIASLPAFLGVLGMPGITAYLGMFDYGQPQAGHTVLISAAAGTVGMTAGQFAKMHSCKVVGITDSEEKCRFLLEELNFDYAINGKRENLEEKLKQCVPEGIDLYYDNVGGETLDTALLFLRKNSRVVICGMISQYNVKTPYAIKNFERLHSARATLKGFIVGDRTDRWPEAIRKLEAWVKEKKLKHKENVFHGLENAPKALHSIFTNAPIGKTVVEV
- a CDS encoding outer membrane beta-barrel protein gives rise to the protein MISFFVGSNPFAFSEDLQPGSVAELQKALEEGGIAVETKPPVLSLTGYLDTSYTYNFISAHSGANRAMTAQIPTRMESDSIAGGGWNLNQVYLVAEKPMSELNEWQAGFRTDLMIGQDAASMGMPDNITGLGTANNSGLVFNTGSFLLAQAFAQFRVPVGNGLDIKMGKFMSPFAFELMERPANLNFSYGLIFSNLIPEILVGIEAIYPLSSAFELTLGITDGGFNTSRGGYPFFGFVNNEPFSSLFIASLKYETPKKNALVTSSLLFGPDGANPPGFGFYPDFPGTGVFRESPFNRSAPFFLGDIYGAWIPQITKDRLLLAMEYTGGFYNGGVSLPNDPFIQPASSDWFGASFWMKYQLTAFLSIAFRQDWIQGSNNEILYQHIGRTDIWSSTLTFRFDLWENLMIRAEGRMDWGKDVAGVILEPLGLPGVPVSNGPAFFAAIEVAYMFW
- a CDS encoding glycosyltransferase, with the protein product MKICDITQFYSPRSGGVKRYLSEKQDHIRRLGKDEHFLIVPGENDSHYSEHLVHIITIKSPRLDKNSRYRAMLNLQAISFLLEQIKPDIIEVGDPYQLAWFVLRKAKKLKIPVIGFYHSHFPEAYLRTFSRYGGRLLEQMFRSFSKSYILELFSKFKLTIVPSYKLCGLLRSWGLANSVPLPLGVDTDIFCPGPKDESWRAHLGIPSDAFLLLYVGRLSKEKNLVLLLETFRCLLEEKAGSDYWLLIIGDGPLRSLVLEVQRRNQRITWIPYIDSKYDLCRSYRCADLFVHPGIVETFGLVTIESQSCGCPVIGIQGTNMEEQIEGGLEFWPKKNCPKAFAAAIKAFQAIDLRKLGLELSRKTREKYGWSQVFDKLWGYYQQAIDGEIPEPEKPSIIECLQSQVVDESHR
- a CDS encoding DUF2334 domain-containing protein yields the protein MAENLLFVTLHDVHPMNRKKIEKQRETLAAWGVEKVGLLIIPFYHHKKSIVEDPSFCSWISSCASLGDETIVHGFYHDRMDRTDKLSELFWTRIYTQQEAEFLGIEKKVAFRRLVEAKKMFMSLRWSTRGFIAPGWLFDASLLEWLPEVGYAYTVAIDRIILFENPSTSSIFSFSHCWSNRSAWRRAASIVWNSWLKRGNILSKKRYVRVGLHPEDSDYPAIWKQVEKSIKDFLELGMHPETYGSLVKS
- a CDS encoding PHP domain-containing protein; its protein translation is MEAWSKVDLHLHSSYSDRPSEWILRRIGFPQSCTSPQELHGKLQKEGMRWKTITDHNRIEGCLELMERHLDVFMGVELSTFFPDGCEIHLLIWHFPTSDFKSIKELASNVYELSSYLLKRNIPHAVAHPLKSVNGKLTVEHFEKMVLLFKGFEVCNGSLEPLSQKVLTLCLNALTPERIEQLSKRHCLIPLVPNAHEKIFIGGSNDHGGLSVGSAWTEVPGAESVDTFFNSLFSGKGRVRGSQGIH